A genomic stretch from Pochonia chlamydosporia 170 chromosome 4, whole genome shotgun sequence includes:
- a CDS encoding histone H2B (similar to Metarhizium acridum CQMa 102 XP_007806466.1), producing MPPKAADKKPASKAPATASKAPEKKDAGKKTAASGDKKKRSKTRKETYSSYIYKVLKQVHPDTGISNRAMSILNSFVNDIFERVATEASKLAAYNKKSTISSREIQTSVRLILPGELAKHAVSEGTKAVTKYSSSTK from the exons ATGCCCCCCAAAGCCGCCGACAAGAAGCCCGCCTCCAAGGCACCTGCTACTGCCAGCAAGGCTcccgagaagaaggatgccgGCAAGAAGACCGCGGCTTCTggtgacaagaagaagcgctCCAAGACCCGCAAGGAGACCTACAGCTCTTACATCTACAAAG TTCTGAAGCAGGTCCACCCTGACACTGGTATTTCCAACCGTGCCATGTCTATTTTGAACTCGTTTGTCAACG ACATTTTCGAGCGCGTTGCTACCGAGGCATCCAAGCTTGCAGCCTACAACAAGAAGTCCACCATTTCTTCCCGAGAGATTCAGACGTCTGTTCGTCTTATTTTGCCCGGTGAACTTGCCAAGCACGCTGTCTCTGAAGGTACCAAGGCCGTCACCAAGTATTCCTCGTCCACGAAATAA
- a CDS encoding Ovarian tumor, otubain (similar to Metarhizium robertsii ARSEF 23 XP_007820755.1): MRSRYKSPAGTGIVEIDDGATVEVLFQALRAQTLIENFTIKYGPPTGMQTISLEHRELAAANLGLHGQTLTIVPGESKADISNIRRPPAFEFKHAEATLSNILRVMPSDNSCLFTAFGGALPQQISAPSLRQMMADYIIEHPDIYNEAILGSSPADYCDSIKGPDRWGGGIELSILSTIFDIQICTFDVQGQRLMKFGEGKKDRCILVYSGIHYDRVAFSYSEHPHDVVSLPPEMDRSIWPTDDSEVLLKTKILVEQLFTNHYYTDTDGLILKCNEHGCEWIGNGQLAARNHAEVTGHSNLTEIADCTK, encoded by the exons ATGCGCTCAAGATACAAAAGTCCTGCGGGCACTGGCATCGTCGaaattgatgatggtgccaCGGTTGAGGTGCTTTTCCAAGCACTGAGGGCGCAAACACTAATTGAAAATTTTACAATCAAGTACGGTCCTCCGACAGGCATGCAGACTATTAGCCTTGAACATCGGGAGCTTGCTGCAGCAAACCTGGGGCTCCACGGCCAGACTCTTACAATTGTGCCGGGCGAGTCAAAGGCGGATATCTCTAACATACGCCGCCCTCCAGCCTTTGAATTCAAGCATGCCGAAGCGACCCTCTCAAATA TACTTCGGGTTATGCCTAGCGATAATAGTTGCCTCTTCACAGCGTTTGGTGGGGCATTGCCACAACAGATTTCCGCTCCGAGTCTCCGTCAAATGATGGCTGATTATATCATTGAGCACCCTGATATCTATAATGAGGCAATTCTTGGCTCCTCGCCTGCGGATTATTGCGATAGCATCAAGGGTCCGGACCGGTGGGGGGGTGGTATTGAGCTTAGTATTTTGTCAACCATATTTGATATTCAGATATGCACTTTTGATGTTCAG GGCCAGCGTCTCATGAAGTTTGGCGAGGGTAAAAAGGATAGGTGCATTTTGGTATATTCCGGTATCCACTACGATCGTGTTGCGTTTAGCTATTCTGAGCATCCCCATGATGTAGTTTCTCTGCCGCCTGAAATGGATAGGTCGATTTGGCCGACTGACGACTCAGAGGTGCTGCTTAAGACCAAGATTCTGGTTGAGCAACTATTCACAAACCACTATTATACTGACACCGATGGGCTGATCCTAAAATGCAATGAGCATGGATGTGAATGGATTGGAAATGGGCAACTAGCGGCTAGAAATCATGCTGAGGTTACAGGACATTCTAACTTGACCGAGATCGCCGACTGTACGAAATGA
- a CDS encoding 2-oxoacid dehydrogenases acyltransferase (similar to Aspergillus terreus NIH2624 XP_001217586.1): MMYRRIATTARMAPLRLTHSRRPNPLVMLPSLMQTVRSYADKVVKVPQMAESISEGTLKQFSKSIGDFVEQDEEIATIETDKIDVAVNAPEAGTIKEFLASEEDTVTVGQDLVRIELGGAPSGQKEEGEAPKDRVQDEPKEKEESKQTTEKPNTEPKPQVKETSKVPEPKQAEAPAAPKATSKEAQQQATQTSSGVASAGNREERRVKMNRMRLRIAERLKQSQNTAASLTTFNEVDMSNIMEFRKLYKDDVLKKTGVKLGFMSAFSRAAVLAMRDIPAVNASIEGPNGGDTIVYRDYVDVSVAVATEKGLVTPVVRNVESMDLVTVEKAIADMGKKARDGKLTIEDMAGGTFTISNGGVFGSLMGTPIINLPQSAVLGLHAIKDRAVAVNGKVEIRPMMYLALTYDHRLLDGREAVQFLVKVKEFIEDPRRMLL; the protein is encoded by the exons ATGATGTATAGGAGGATAGCTACCACTGCCCGGATGGCACCATTACGCCTCACGCATTCTCGTCGGCCCAACCCCTTGGTGATGCTGCCGTCGTTGATGCAGACCGTGCGATCCTATGCCGACAAGGTGGTGAAAGTACCGCAAATGGCTGAATCTATATCAGAGGGAACGCTGAAGCAATTTTCGAAGAGCATTGGCGACTTCGTCGAGCAGGACGAGGAAATTGCGACAATCGAGACCGACAAG ATTGATGTTGCGGTCAACGCCCCGGAGGCAGGAACGATCAAGGAGTTCCTTGCTAGCGAAGAAGACACTGTCACCGTTGGGCAAGATCTTGTCCGCATCGAACTGGGCGGAGCGCCATCCGGCCAGAAGGAAGAGGGTGAGGCCCCCAAGGACCGGGTACAAGATGAGCCCAAGGAAAAAGAGGAATCGAAACAAACAACAGAGAAACCAAACACGGAGCCCAAGCCACAGGTCAAAGAGACAAGCAAGGTGCCAGAGCCTAAGCAGGCAGAGGCGCCAGCGGCTCCGAAAGCGACGTCTAAAGAAGCTCAACAACAAGCAACACAGACATCCAGCGGAGTGGCTTCCGCAGGCAACCGAGAGGAGCGCCGC GTCAAGATGAACCGCATGCGTCTTCGCATTGCTGAGCGCCTCAAGCAATCGCAAAACACTGCTGCCTCGCTGACGACATTCAACGAAGTCGATATGTCAAATATAATGGAGTTCCGCAAGCTTTATAAGGACGATGTACTCAAAAAGACCGGCGTAAAGCTGGGCTTCATGAGCGCCTTCTCCCGTGCAGCGGTGCTCGCCATGCGAGACATACCTGCCGTCAATGCTTCAATTGAAGGCCCCAATGGCGGCGATACTATTGTCTACCGAGACTACGTGGACGTTAGCGTCGCAGTGGCCACTGAAAAGGGACTGGTGACACCCGTCGTTCGCAATGTCGAATCGATGGATTTGGTTACGGTTGAGAAAGCGATTGCTGATATGGGCAAGAAG GCCCGCGATGGCAAGCTGACAATTGAAGACATGGCTGGTGGTACTTTCACCATAAGCAACGGTGGTGTGTTTGGCTCATTGATGGGAACACCTATCATCAACCTGCCACAAAGCGCCGTTCTGGGTCTGCACGCCATTAAGGACCGAGCGGTTGCCGTCAATGGAAAGGTTGAGATTCGCCCTATGATGTATTTGGCCCTGACGTACGACCACCGGCTGCTCGATGGTAGAGAGGCTGTGCAGTTCTTGGTTAAAGTCAAGGAATTCATTGAGGATCCCAGGCGCATGCTCCTGTAA
- a CDS encoding G-patch domain-containing protein (similar to Metarhizium robertsii ARSEF 23 XP_007820761.2) has translation MGRSKKARRPSRGGKNFSTRTDKAQAQSGFPGNSCRKPPASAAALTLVEEAWRTSVQDHTFWNEQAKLRDHPVNFISAGQSQPLKEILSAVQSNGPSKIQSTPEVPRPRQYATTDGHIDPVKELDENLVRNDADKMLPAFYFDELGRMATDSTLYEQDKAERRPSSTNSGSSDEIILFRGRNPQNGPALKIKDSHQINEHHNVSEAQHQSSSTRHDCASTQRRSPQTLKPRGKKRQGWDQTSDEDIVADYINNMRENGELECLVSQIGYSHRDLGGADTEVDFGDSDTEVKSNRTRDFPRTASNEASQGPLVDQGSLEYSADQTAALKDEDALVKLIAAQDLSSSSAVGTDTQASDSDCSDGRISRRYDAMKQDEYDFMDWSFAGRRRNRRKEPPHLMSFDHCDSDLDIQLKLAWKNNRIKKAERKKQREELRALGMLRKNARPDDLRTKYPSGMTIEQVGDELRSFLQNEDQVLSFPPMDVHARKVVHELANRFNIKSKSTGKADHRCPTLYRTVRTLPYAESRFEHAVNRIQRRFLPRLDARGKRNAKPLTPRGPGYAAASYNEGEIVGAAAPELGIDNRGRAMLEKMGWSRGTALGSGDNKGILQPVAHMMKRSKAGLG, from the exons ATGGGCCGTTCAAAAAAAGCAAGACGACCGTCAAGAGGGGGCAAGAATTTCTCAACAAGAACGgacaaagcccaagcccagtCAGGATTTCCAGGCAACAGTTGCCGAAAGCCGCCAGCCTCTGCAG CCGCATTGAcattggtggaggaggcttGGCGGACCTCGGTGCAAGATCACACCTTTTGGAACGAGCAAGCCAAGCTACGAGATCATCCAGTGAATTTCATAAGTGCTGGACAAAGCCAACCGTTGAAAGAAATATTGAGTGCAGTACAGTCCAATGGCCCGAGCAAGATACAGTCGACACCAGAAGTACCAAGACCCAGACAATATGCTACGACTGATGGTCATATCGATCCTGTTAAGGAATTGGATGAAAATCTAGTCCGGAATGATGCTGACAAGATGCTTCCGGCTTTCTATTTTGACGAATTGGGGCGTATGGCAACTGACAGCACTCTTTACGAGCAAGACAAGGCAGAAAGGCGACCCTCTTCGACGAACAGTGGCTCCAGTGATGAGATAATTCTATTCCGAGGTCGAAATCCGCAGAATGGACCAGCTTTAAAAATAAAAGACTCGCATCAAATCAACGAACATCACAACGTTAGCGAGGCTCAGCACCAGTCCTCAAGCACAAGGCATGACTGCGCTTCCACACAGCGACGTTCGCCTCAGACCTTGAAGCCCAGGGGAAAGAAGAGGCAAGGGTGGGACCAAACAAGTGACGAAGACATAGTGGCTGATtacatcaacaacatgcgGGAAAATGGGGAACTAGAGTGTCTTGTCAGCCAAATTGGGTACAGCCATCGAGACCTTGGCGGAGCTGATACTGAAGTTGATTTTGGTGACTCTGACACAGAAGTCAAGAGCAACAGAACTCGAGACTTCCCAAGAACAGCAAGCAATGAGGCGTCGCAAGGGCCATTAGTTGATCAAGGTTCTCTTGAGTATTCTGCGGATCAAACGGCTGCTTTAAAAGACGAGGACGCTCTAGTTAAACTCATCGCTGCTCAAGACTTGAGCTCCAGTTCTGCCGTCGGAACTGACACGCAGGCGTCAGACTCTGACTGCTCTGACGGTCGGATTTCAAGGAGATACGACGCTATGAAACAAGATGAGTACGACTTTATGGACTGGAGTTTTGCGGGCAGACGACGAAACAGGAGGAAAGAACCTCCCCATCTGATGTCCTTTGACCACTGCGATTCCGATCTGGACATACAGCTTAAGTTGGCATGGAAGAACAACCGAATTAAAAAGGCAGAGCGTAAGAAACAACGAGAAGAGCTCCGTGCATTGGGCATGCTCCGGAAAAACGCCAGGCCGGACGACCTCAGAACGAAGTATCCGTCGGGCATGACTATAGAGCAAGTCGGAGACGAGCTCCGGTCTTTTCTGCAAAATGAAGACCAAGT CCTGTCGTTTCCACCCATGGATGTTCATGCCCGAAAAGTGGTTCATGAGCTAGCCAACAGGTTCAACATTAAATCCAAATCAACTGGTAAAGCCGATCATCGTTGTCCCACGCTATACCGTACAGTCAGAACACTGCCGTACGCAGAATCACGATTTGAGCACGCCGTGAACCGAATCCAACGCCGCTTTCTACCGAGGCTAGACGCTAGGGGTAAACGAAACGCCAAGCCCCTGACACCGCGGGGACCAGGATACGCTGCAGCCAGCTACAACGAAGGGGAAATTGTCGGAGCAGCAGCACCCGAATTGGGCATTGACAACCGTGGGAGAGCtatgttggagaagatgggTTGGAGTCGGGGTACGGCCCTCGGTAGTGGTGACAACAAAGGCATATTGCAACCTGTGGCTCATATGATGAAAAGATCCAAAGCCGGACTCGGATAG
- a CDS encoding cysteine protease ATG4 (similar to Magnaporthe oryzae 70-15 XP_003716330.1) encodes MESAIANVDLGKYRRIVQLFWDPEPVNDRELDQPVWCLGRAYSLTAKDGHDQVTNVRHAEQSIQSLATKETVSLTSSEETPVDASTTNETTLGVPLDPFPESFSSSLAYGEQSPEGTGWPIAFLDDFEARFWMTYRSNFEVIPKSTDPKASSALSLSMRIKSQLVDQSGFTSDSGWGCMIRSGQSLLANAMSFLDLGRGWRRGMLPDHERRLLAMFADDPQAPYSIHNFVRHGERSCGKYPGEWFGPSATARCIQELVNSREQDLRIYSTGDGPDVYEDSFMKIAKPDGVLFHPTLILVGTRLGIDKVTPVYWEALVASLQMPQSVGIAGGRPSSSHYFVGAQGHFLFYLDPHHTRKALPYYSDTTLYAQEELDSCHTSRLRRIHVREMDPSMLIGFLIQSEDDWIEWTRCVKHVQGKSIIHVADCHPANEMRDTSGRSAIDEVEPLSDDDENNDDEALII; translated from the exons atggaatctgccattgccaatgTCGATCTTGGGAAATATCGGCGTATTGTTCAACTGTTTTGGGATCCCGAGCCTGTCAACGATCGAGAATTAGACCAGCCTGTGTGGTGTCTTGGCCGCGCCTATTCTCTAACCGCAAAGGACGGCCATGACCAAGTCACGAACGTGCGGCATGCAGAGCAGAGTATTCAGTCGCTTGCCACGAAAGAAACTGTTTCGTTAACATCTTCGGAAGAAACCCCCGTAGATGCATCAACCACAAACGAGACTACTTTGGGAGTCCCACTGGATCCGTTCCCCGAgagcttctcatcatcccTAGCTTATGGGGAACAAAGCCCTGAAGGTACCGGATGGCCGATCGCCTTCTTGGATGATTTTGAGGCACGGTTTTGGATGACTTACCGGTCAAATTTTGAAGTTATTCCGAAGTCGACGGATCCCAAAGCCTCATCGGCCTTATCACTGTCCATGCGAATAAAAAGCCAACTTGTGGACCAGAGCGGCTTTACATCTGACAGTGGCTGGGGATGCATGATTCGTTCAGGGCAAAGCCTTCTTGCTAATGCCATGTCGTTTCTGGACCTGGGAAGAG GCTGGCGTCGAGGCATGCTGCCAGATCACGAGCGGCGCCTACTTGCAATGTTTGCCGATGACCCTCAAGCGCCATACTCAATTCATAATTTCGTACGTCATGGCGAAAGGTCCTGTGGTAAATACCCTGGAGAGTGGTTTGGTCCTTCGGCAACCGCTCGTTGCATTCA AGAACTAGTAAACTCCCGTGAGCAGGATTTAAGAATCTACTCGACTGGTGACGGCCCAGATGTCTACGAGGACAGCTTCATGAAGATCGCAAAACCAGATGGGGTGCTTTTCCATCCAACTCTAATTCTGGTTGGGACGAGGCTTGGAATCGATAAAGTTACACCTGTATATTGGGAGGCGCTGGTAGCTTCCTTGCAGATGCCGCAGTCCGTCGGCATAGCTGG TGGCCGTCCTTCCTCGTCCCATTACTTCGTCGGAGCTCAGGGCCATTTCCTCTTTTACTTGGACCCTCACCATACTCGAAAGGCGCTTCCGTACTACTCTGATACAACCTTGTATGCACAGGAAGAACTGGATTCATGCCACACGTCACGATTAAGGCGCATCCATGTTCGAGAAATGGATCCAAGCATGTTAATTGGGTTTTTAATTCAAAGTGAAGACGATTGGATTGAGTGGACGAGATGCGTCAAACACGTGCAGGGAAAATCTATAATTCACGTGGCTGACTGCCACCCTGCAAACGAGATGCGAGACACCAGTGGAAGGTCTGCCATAGACGAGGTGGAACCTTtgagtgatgatgacgagaatAATGACGATGAGGCTCTCATTATATGA
- a CDS encoding histone H2A (similar to Metarhizium acridum CQMa 102 XP_007806467.1), producing MTGGGKSGGKASGSKNAQSRSSKAGLAFPVGRVHRLLRKGNYAQRVGAGAPVYLAAVLEYLAAEILELAGNAARDNKKTRIIPRHLQLAIRNDEELNKLLGHVTIAQGGVLPNIHQNLLPKKTGSKSGKNASQEL from the exons ATgactggcggcggcaaatCTGGCGGCAAAGCCTCTGGCTCCAAGAACGCGCAATC gcGTTCCTCTAAGGCCGGTTTGGCATTCCCTGTTGGTCGTGTTCACCGTCTTCTTCGAAAGGGTAACTACGCTCAGcgtgttggtgctggtgctcCCGTCTATCTGGCTGCCGTCCTCGAATATCTCGCTGCCGAAATTCTTGAGCTGGCCGGTAACGCTGCCCgcgacaacaagaagaccCGTATCATTCCTCGTCACTTGCAGTTGGCTATCCGAAACGATGAGGAGTTGAATAAGCTGTTGGGTCATGTTACCATTGCCCAGGGTGGTGTTCTGCCCAATATCCACCAGA ACCTCTTGCCGAAGAAGACTGGCAGCAAGAGTGGCAAGAACGCGAGCCAGGAGCTGTAA
- a CDS encoding inheritance of peroxisomes protein 1 domain-containing protein — protein MRRIATEPGVAQRERVAMSAPSTVIETLYNNPDAKIVSFSTIGHRPRYAIKDDAQEIDDEDGNLAWCSPLERTIAVGAICIYRAPGSVAFLSCGSVLQPILPKSQCWRVDQQNSKFVLQIRRPYYWRIELPVSSAEQSRTARQFRDTLESILLLEKTRCPFRRPFTVELPHTPDVKQKPWTPPRRQRVFHNDRQSATSFSASDTALSYHPSAGEYQHCPKLRSSEQATTQAPQTSTQLTQQTSLTNPTNASNEASSSADSGAMPTEPEEIWHDLADGSAIEIVEAVVPELAVQTHSLHENETARLWPAYQMHKSNMGDCLVKKRCGSPSSPVDFVTETPLMLHQEAATIAVPTAPELNMPRTSDANPNYNFNGTHEGRGNQEDLHKPKLRYFRGYRGGRSSTSPPPKLSLPTSRFSGLVAPRPITHDTKATGTLPGEESPELFYSAPSSLNSDVEHTGVSRITAQQVHPTLEARESEDDSTAAHPSYICYQRLRSGSGIEIATDVNITGDLGLKHTTEITTTDIEADRLTRRMPTRRSGPFSDPARIFDPMKGTEELQDQGTLRNPLKGRLDTLGGLPMAIVSKTYDLVIGPPRHLVALMLRIAARICAGEWKGEDIGFAASGQAIPVRWDYSTSDNGNWSNEDCFEGAIEEDQS, from the exons ATGCGTCGGATTGCCACTGAGCCAGGAGTTGCGCAAAGGGAACGTGTTGCAATGTCGGCTCCAAGCACCGTTATCGAAACACTCTACAACAACCCAGACGCTAAAATAGTTTCATTTTCTACCATTGGCCATCGCCCAAGGTATGCAATCAAGGACGATGCTCAAGAAAtagatgacgaagatgggAATTTGGCTTGGTGCTCCCCCCTTGAGCGCACCATCGCAGTTG GCGCAATCTGTATATACCGTGCGCCCGGCTCAGTTGCGTTCCTAAGTTGCGGATCTGTTCTTCAACCAATTCTGCCCAAGAGTCAGTGCTGGCGTGTTGACCAGCAAAACAGCAAATTTGTGTTGCAAATTCGGCGCCCCTACTACTGGCGAATCGAGCTACCGGTTTCCAGCGCCGAGCAATCACGCACAGCCCGACAATTTAGGGATACTCTGGAAAGTATTCTCCTACTCGAAAAAACGCGATGTCCGTTTCGACGGCCTTTTACGGTCGAGCTCCCACATACTCCCGATGTTAAGCAAAAGCCATGGACACCGCCGAGGAGGCAGAGGGTATTTCACAACGATCGTCAATCCGCGACGAGCTTTTCAGCCAGTGATACCGCACTATCGTATCATCCGTCTGCAGGTGAATACCAACATTGTCCAAAATTGCGTTCATCTGAACAAGCGACAACACAGGCTccacaaacatcaacacaGCTCACACAACAGACTTCTCTCACAAACCCTACGAATGCATCAAATGAAGCTAGCAGCAGTGCGGATTCTGGGGCAATGCCAACAGAACCAGAGGAGATCTGGCATGATCTAGCAGATGGCAGTGCGATCGAGATCGTGGAAGCGGTAGTACCCGAGTTGGCTGTGCAAACGCACAGTCTTCACGAAAATGAAACTGCGCGGCTTTGGCCAGCTTATCAGATGCACAAGAGCAATATGGGGGattgtcttgtcaagaaGCGCTGCGGTTCCCCTTCTTCGCCTGTGGATTTTGTTACAGAGACTCCTCTTATGCTGCACCAAGAAGCTGCGACCATTGCTGTTCCAACCGCTCCAGAGCTGAACATGCCTAGGACGAGCGACGCCAATCCCAACTACAATTTCAATGGTACGCATGAAGGCAGGGGAAACCAGGAAGACCTGCATAAGCCTAAACTTAGATACTTCCGAGGCTATCGTGGCGGCCgttcatcaacctcaccaccgCCTAAGTTATCCCTACCCACGTCACGATTCTCAGGATTGGTTGCACCACGGCCCATCACACACGACACCAAAGCTACTGGAACCCTCCCCGGCGAGGAGTCGCCGGAGTTGTTCTATAGTGCTCCATCCAGCTTGAATTCTGATGTAGAACACACAGGGGTATCACGGATCACGGCCCAACAGGTTCATCCGACACTAGAGGCTAGGGAGTCCGAGGATGACAGCACAGCAGCACATCCTTCCTATATCTGTTATCAGCGTTTGCGAAGTGGTAGCGGGATCGAGATTGCAACGGATGTCAACATCACAGGTGACCTGGGTTTGAAACACACAACAGAAATCACGACCACTGATATAGAAGCCGACCGACTAACAAGGAGAATGCCGACGAGGCGATCTGGCCCCTTTTCTGATCCGGCACGGATATTCGACCCAATGAAGGGTACTGAAGAATTACAGGACCAGGGAACGCTACGCAACCCCCTCAAAGGAAGGCTAGACACGTTGGGTGGCCTCCCCATGGCTATTGTTAGCAAAACATACGATCTAGTGATTGGTCCCCCTCGGCATTTGGTGGCCCTAATGCTCAGAATTGCAGCAAGGATATGTGCGGGGGAGTGGAAAGGAGAAGATATTGGCTTTGCAGCCAGTGGCCAAGCCATACCTGTCAGATGGGACTATTCTACTAGCGACAACGGGAACTGGAGCAATGAGGATTGTTTCGAAGGTGCCATTGAGGAAGATCAATCTTGA
- a CDS encoding meiotically up-regulated protein (similar to Metarhizium acridum CQMa 102 XP_007806463.1): MGAHQSVPGSENRGATTAPAKTCYYELIGTETNATDLEIKKAYRKKALELHPDRNLGDIEEATRKFAEIQAAYEVLSDPQERAWYDSHRDAILAGKDDLGEDIEPTTFHNVRLTTTEEIFSLIRRFNATIPFSDESTGFYGVCRETFEHLALEEETASDMARLDCPDYPSFGFLEDDYDTVVKQFYASWSGFSTRKSFSWKDKYRLSDAPDRRVRRLMEKENKKIRDDAVREFNDAVRFLVTFVRKRDPRYLPNSQTDAERQQQLRDAAAAQAARSRAANRQKSESYETPHWSQPQEDHVQDDLFSEVEEESEIEILECVVCNKSFKSDKQLEAHERSKKHTKAVQQLRKEMRKEAVHLDLDMDPVQDRIQYRHVDAPVATEPFDGPSTEDASLHSTESQPSKCQSEDDIAHEQPQSEQSSSPSGQEFDEYAPRDEVERRLSSTTPELYGARSATNDARDHLAVSAQDIRPSQESVDTPKKIGKAKAKRQRKAARGLAEDETQQHCAVCNQGFPSRSKLFDHIRDENHAVMKPELNSKNRRKKG, from the exons ATGGGCGCGCATCAGTCTGTACCCGGCTCCGAAAATAGAGGTGCAACGACAGCCCCTGCCAAAACCTGCTACTACGAACTTATAGGGACTGAGACAAATGCGACGGATCTTGA AATAAAAAAAGCATATCGTAAAAAGGCCCTCGAGTTGCATCCGGACCGCAACCTGGGCGATATAGAAGAGGCGACAAGAAAGTTCGCAGAGATACAAGCAGCGTACGAAGTTCTATCTGATCCTCAGGAGCGGGCTTGGTATGATTCGCATCGTGATGCTATCCTGGCTGGAAAAGACGACCTAGGGGAGGATATCGAGCCAACCACCTTTCACAATGTTCGACTTACTACCACGGAAGAAATATTTAGCTTGATACGCCGATTCAATGCGACAATACCATTTAGTGACGAGTCCACAGGTTTCTATGGCGTCTGTCGGGAAACGTTTGAACACCTGGCTCTCGAGGAGGAAACTGCTTCAGACATGGCGCGCCTAGATTGCCCCGATTATCCAAGCTTCGGGTTTTTAGAGGACGACTATGATACTGTTGTGAAGCAATTTTATGCTTCATGGTCAGGCTTTTCGACTAGAAAATCATTTTCATGGAAGGATAAATACCGTTTGTCTGATGCTCCCGATCGACGTGTTCGTCGCCTAATggaaaaggagaacaaaAAAATCCGAGACGACGCTGTTCGTGAGTTTAACGACGCTGTTCGATTTCTGGTGACTTTTGTTCGCAAACGTGACCCCAGATATCTTCCAAATTCGCAGACCGATGCTGAGCGGCAACAACAACTGCGTGATGCAGCGGCGGCGCAAGCTGCTCGATCGCGTGCTGCCAACCGACAAAAGTCCGAATCATACGAGACTCCACATTGGTCGCAACCGCAAGAGGATCATGTACAGGATGACTTATTTtcggaagttgaagaagaatcaGAAATCGAGATTTTGGAGTGTGTTGTATGCAACAAATCTTTCAAAAGCGACAAGCAACTTGAGGCCCACGAGCGGAGTAAAAAGCATACAAAAGCTGTCCAGCAGTTGCGTAAGGAAATGAGGAAAGAGGCAGTTCATCTTGATTTAGACATGGATCCAGTCCAGGACCGGATCCAGTATCGGCATGTCGACGCTCCCGTGGCTACCGAGCCATTTGACGGTCCCAGCACTGAGGATGCCTCCTTACATTCGACGGAGAGTCAGCCATCGAAATGCCAGTCTGAAGATGACATAGCCCATGAACAACCTCAATCCGAACAATCAAGTTCGCCGAGTGGCCAGGAATTTGATGAATATGCTCCGAGAGACGAGGTGGAACGGCGCCTGAGCTCCACAACACCCGAATTGTATGGTGCGCGTAGTGCAACCAACGATGCTCGAGACCATCTAGCTGTGTCAGCTCAGGATATCCGACCTAGCCAAGAATCTGTGGACACTCCAAAGAAAATTGgaaaagccaaagccaaacgTCAAAGAAAGGCAGCGCGGGGGCTAGCTGAGGATGAGACTCAG CAACACTGTGCCGTCTGCAATCAAGGATTTCCATCCCGGTCAAAACTTTTCGATCACATTCGCGACGAAAATCACGCCGTGATGAAGCCCGAGCTAAACAGCAAAAACAGGAGGAAAAAAGGGTGA